In the Ramlibacter tataouinensis TTB310 genome, one interval contains:
- a CDS encoding GntR family transcriptional regulator: MLPWTAVPHADRAMADAVRRTSLGRLVRDDVLGMILRGEIRAGERINEPDVAQRLGVSRVPVREALRELQSSGLVEARKHAGVFVRRLDAAEVRGLYELRALLDGFAGRRAAQLPAPARTALAARLDASIDAMQAAADRGSVPDYYSENLRFHWLMVEATGNAALSESYRHVVQKLHLSRLTNLSQDLGMPASIAEHRRIAAAQRAGDAALCERLLAGHVRDAHRRLAGDPPNPQETHP, translated from the coding sequence ATGCTTCCCTGGACCGCCGTGCCCCATGCCGACCGCGCCATGGCCGATGCCGTGCGCCGGACCTCGCTCGGCCGGCTGGTGCGCGACGACGTGCTGGGCATGATCCTGCGCGGCGAGATCCGAGCCGGCGAGCGCATCAACGAACCCGACGTCGCCCAGCGGCTGGGCGTCTCGCGGGTGCCGGTGCGCGAGGCCCTGCGCGAGCTGCAAAGCTCGGGACTGGTGGAGGCGCGCAAGCATGCCGGCGTGTTCGTGCGCCGGCTGGACGCGGCCGAGGTGCGCGGCCTGTACGAGCTGCGCGCGCTGCTCGACGGCTTCGCCGGGCGGCGTGCCGCGCAGCTGCCGGCACCGGCGCGCACCGCCCTCGCCGCGCGGCTGGATGCGTCCATCGATGCGATGCAGGCGGCCGCCGACCGCGGCAGCGTGCCCGACTACTACAGCGAGAACCTGCGCTTCCACTGGCTGATGGTGGAAGCCACCGGCAACGCGGCGCTGTCCGAGAGCTACCGCCACGTCGTGCAGAAGCTGCACCTGTCGCGGCTGACCAATCTGTCGCAGGACCTGGGCATGCCCGCCTCGATCGCCGAGCACCGGCGGATCGCGGCGGCGCAGCGCGCGGGCGATGCGGCGCTGTGCGAACGCCTGCTGGCCGGCCACGTGCGCGACGCGCACCGGCGGCTGGCGGGCGACCCCCCGAACCCCCAGGAGACACACCCATGA
- a CDS encoding Bug family tripartite tricarboxylate transporter substrate binding protein has product MKRRHILQAAPALWLAGLPAARAQGYPDKPIKYIVPVAAGGGSDLVGRTVTDRWGRALGQSFVVENQGGGGGVIASQLAARAAPDGYTLMQGYVATHGTSPATRKLPYDPVKDFTPIGMIGATPNVLVVDANLPIKDFKEFVAWLGANKGKASYGSAGAGSLTHLTMELLKLQLKMPMVHIPYRGIAPAITDVIGGQTQAMFPGLAAALQHIRSNRLRPIAVTGRQRAPQIKDVPTLEELGLKNFDAMQWYGVVGPAGMPADIVGKLNTTLNQTLAAPDMREKLSAEAVEPQPMTPAAFGQYLQQDIQRWTQLVKAQNLKID; this is encoded by the coding sequence ATGAAACGACGCCACATCCTGCAGGCGGCACCGGCCCTGTGGCTGGCCGGCCTGCCCGCCGCCCGCGCCCAGGGCTACCCCGACAAGCCGATCAAGTACATCGTGCCGGTGGCCGCCGGCGGCGGCAGCGACCTGGTGGGCCGCACCGTCACCGACCGCTGGGGCCGCGCCCTGGGCCAGAGCTTCGTGGTGGAGAACCAGGGCGGCGGCGGCGGCGTGATCGCCAGCCAGCTGGCGGCCCGGGCGGCGCCCGACGGCTACACGCTGATGCAGGGCTATGTGGCGACGCACGGCACCAGTCCCGCCACCCGCAAGCTGCCCTACGACCCGGTCAAGGACTTCACGCCCATCGGCATGATCGGCGCCACGCCCAACGTGCTGGTGGTGGACGCCAACCTGCCGATCAAGGATTTCAAGGAGTTCGTGGCCTGGCTGGGTGCCAACAAGGGCAAGGCGAGCTACGGCTCGGCCGGCGCCGGTTCGCTGACGCACCTGACCATGGAGCTGCTCAAGCTGCAGCTGAAGATGCCCATGGTGCACATCCCCTACCGCGGCATCGCGCCGGCCATCACCGACGTGATCGGCGGCCAGACCCAGGCCATGTTCCCCGGGCTGGCGGCGGCGCTGCAGCACATCCGCTCCAACCGGCTGCGGCCGATCGCCGTCACCGGCAGGCAGCGGGCGCCGCAGATCAAGGACGTGCCCACGCTGGAGGAGCTCGGGCTGAAGAACTTCGACGCGATGCAGTGGTACGGCGTGGTCGGCCCGGCCGGCATGCCGGCCGACATCGTGGGCAAGCTCAACACCACGCTCAACCAGACCCTGGCCGCGCCCGACATGCGCGAGAAGCTCTCGGCCGAAGCGGTCGAGCCCCAGCCCATGACCCCCGCCGCCTTCGGCCAGTACCTGCAACAGGACATCCAGCGCTGGACCCAGCTGGTCAAGGCGCAGAACCTGAAGATCGACTGA
- a CDS encoding BON domain-containing protein — translation MKLHPLRLPIAIAATAAALAATAQPAGNAFNDPFLLRGCVNSREQALALEQAVGLVDDVMGVINQLSWPGRPAPAGAR, via the coding sequence ATGAAGCTGCATCCCCTGCGCCTGCCAATCGCCATCGCCGCCACCGCTGCGGCGCTGGCGGCAACCGCCCAGCCTGCCGGCAACGCCTTCAACGACCCGTTCCTGCTGCGCGGCTGCGTCAACAGCCGCGAGCAGGCGCTGGCGCTGGAGCAGGCCGTGGGCCTGGTGGACGACGTGATGGGCGTGATCAACCAGCTGAGCTGGCCCGGCCGTCCGGCGCCCGCTGGCGCCAGGTAG